The Polyodon spathula isolate WHYD16114869_AA chromosome 13, ASM1765450v1, whole genome shotgun sequence genome includes a region encoding these proteins:
- the LOC121325433 gene encoding agouti-related protein has translation MLNTLLMCWAMLQGIQVVLASVHGSGEVDDINPSISLAGRHVYPGLLRKVEDSAALLRADFDRMAADAEEDLLMEEDRVLDPEEMSDALLLQRRAPRSPRSCVMNRKSCIGHQPCCDPCDTCYCRFFNAICYCRRISNACPHGRH, from the exons ATGTTGAACACCTTGCTGATGTGCTGGGCGATGCTCCAGGGGATTCAGGTGGTCCTAGCATCTGTCCATGGCAGCGGGGAAGTGGACGATATCAACCCCTCCATCAGCCTGGCGGGGAGACATGTCTACCCAGGCCTGCTGAGGAAAGTCGAGGACTCAG CTGCATTATTAAGAGCGGACTTTGACAGAATGGCTGCAGATGCTGAAGAAGATCTGCTCATGGAAGAAGACAGAGTACTTGATCCTGAG GAGATGTCTGATGCACTGCTACTTCAGCGCAGAGCGCCACGTTCCCCCAGGAGCTGTGTCATGAATCGGAAGTCCTGCATCGGGCATCAGCCCTGCTGTGACCCATGTGACACCTGTTACTGCCGCTTCTTCAATGCCATCTGCTACTGCAGGAGAATCAGCAACGCCTGTCCCCACGGCAGACATTGA
- the LOC121325432 gene encoding chymotrypsinogen 2-like — protein MAFLWILSCLAVIGATYGCGTPAIRPVITGYSRIVNGEEAVPGSWPWQVSLQDSTGFHFCGGSLIDSLWVMTAAHCNVKTSHRVILGEHNRASPAENIQVMSIAKVFKNPNYNPFTIKNDITLLKLSSPAIMSTTVSPVCLPQSTDVFPGGMMCVTTGWGLTKSTASDTPSLLQQAALPLLTNTECKKYWGNKIADVMICAGANGVSSCMGDSGGPLVCQKDNVWTQVGIVSWGSSTCSTNTPGVYSRVTALRAWINQIMAAN, from the exons ATGGCTTTCCTGTGGATCCTTTCCTGTCTCGCTGTCATTGGAGCCACCTACG GCTGTGGCACTCCGGCTATCAGACCTGTGATCACTGGCTATTCCAGGATTGTGAATGGTGAGGAGGCTGTGCCGGGATCCTGGCCCTGGCAGGTGTCTCTGCAG GACAGCACTGGATTCCACTTCTGCGGAGGCTCCCTGATCGATAGTCTCTGGGTGATGACAGCTGCCCACTGCAATGTCAA aACTTCTCACCGTGTTATTCTTGGGGAGCATAACCGTGCCTCTCCTGCTGAAAACATTCAGGTCATGAGTATTGCTAAG GTGTTCAAAAACCCAAACTACAACCCCTTCACCATCAAGAACGACATCACTCTGCTGAAGCTCAGCTCCCCTGCGATCATGAGCACAACGGTGTCTCCTGTCTGCCTGCCCCAGAGCACTGACGTCTTCCCAGGAGGCATGATGTGTGTCACCACAGGGTGGGGCCTGACCAAGTCCACCG CAAGCGATACCCCCAGCTTGCTGCAGCAGGCGGCTCTTCCTCTGCTCACCAATACTGAATGCAAGAAATATTGGGGCAACAAGATCGCTGATGTCATGATTTGCGCCGGGGCAAATGGAGTTTCCTCCTGCATG GGTGACTCCGGTGGCCCCCTGGTGTGCCAGAAGGACAACGTCTGGACTCAGGTTGGCATCGTGTCCTGGGGCAGTAGCACCTGCTCTACCAACACCCCTGGCGTTTACTCCCGTGTGACTGCACTCAGAGCATGGATCAACCAGATCATGGCCGCCAACTAA